The genomic segment TGTTATCAGGCAATATAACATATCCATCTAATGTCAAGTGTGTTTCCATTTGGACAGAAGGTTTAAAACAAACTGGTATGAAAAATTTTTCGGCAAACCTGCTTTTTAATCACTGGCTCTGTTATTTGTTACATTTGGAACAACAAATGCAAAGCCTGTTTACTGCATTATCCTGAAAGTGGTAAATTGTGACTGCAGTTCTACCCACAAAGCTATTGTCTGCTGTTTGGAAACAGGATAATGAACCGTTCCCAACAACGAAGTGCTGTAATGGCAGTGCTATTATGtaggtgtttttattaaatttaccCTAAAAAACGGTTAAATTgaaatttgttgtgtttataGCCAGGGTTGGATTGCTACAGTTGAGGTTGTTCGACTTTGTTAGCCTCTAATAAAACACACTTAACATGTCgcattaatggaaaaaaaacaactgttgtCAAAGTTTTTGTAACCTGTACTTAAGACTGTTGCTGGTAATTCACATAAGAGGACATCACTATCTGCCTATAAACGCCTTTACTTGAGTCAGTCAAGGAGGCAGGTCTGaattacatatttaaaacaatgataaaAGGCTTTGTGATACCAACAacaaaatatagttttattaGAATTAGTGGTTACAGCCTATTAGACTAATACATATAGCTTAAATCAGTCAGACCTCACACATTGCATTACAGGGACATGATTTTTCGGAAATATTTTTGTCCTTGAAAGTAATTTTATCACTCTCCCTTGGTACTTAAATCTAGACATCATCATGAATGGATATTATACCAATAAAATCCAGGGCAGAGTTGCAGCCACCAAAGCAAGTATAGTAAATGCCGAAAGCAAGAAGACCAAGCATCGTTCCGTTGTGCAAATCCGGCGTCTTCGCCTGGGCCGAGGTTGGACTACAGTCATTACAACATTGGGCGCATCTTCCTCAGCCATAGGTCGCCCTTGGGTGCTTATGATGAAGATCTGACATGCATTAGAGCGTATTAACCCCTGCCGACAGGCTGGCTGAGAGATGCACCTACAGCAATGGGTGATCCAATTAACTCCACTTGGAATACTGTCGCTGGAGGCGCGGAGATGTCCCGCTGGCAGAGAAAGAGGCACTTCCAGGGTCTGCCTTTCatttgtttccttgttttttgCGAGGAACTCCAGCTTTTCCCTTTGTTTCTTGATGAATGTCAGATGTCGACATATAGGGCAGGAAATTGTGTCTCTGATGTTTCCATCACTGTTGATGCTGACTAGCGTCTTTACCAGGCAGTCGTGACAGAAAACGTGCCCGCAGCTCAAAGTCCGTTCGATGCCAGAAACTCCCTCATAGCACACGGGACATTCTTGGGCGTCTTCCTGGTTACTTTCCTTGTAGGATGCCATAGAATTTCAGAACtctaaaaaagtttattttatatcaagCTCTTTGCAGCTGTAAGGCGCTGAGCTCCAAGAGATCCCTTTTCCTCATTGGCTTTCTTTGCCTTTAGCACTGGGTGGACGCCCGAGTGAGTCTTGTAAAACAGGATCAGCCACCTGTGAGTCAATTGGCTTGTAGTTCAAGTGACTCTGGTTATCATTTCAGAACCCTCCTGTGAGTATGATTCAGGCATGATTTTAGATTGTGTCTATCAGGTCAGTCAAATTTGCATAGTagttattcttattattatatttgtttattttttactgttttatgtcatCTTTAAATATAGCCTGGCTTTTACTTAATTAAGCTATgagaacaaaaatataaattgctgatttttttttaaataaaactgatatatTAAACCCACATGAGTTGGGTGAACAGCGAAAATGTTAGAATACTTTTTCAAGTTCTCTATATTCTGTTTTACTGGAATAGCTTAGTTGGTGACATATCGTGGAAAAAGGTTTGGTCCTTACCTTATAGATATCTCTtaactaataaataataaaaaaaaattaataatctaTTTcacataaattttaaaaaaatatagctgctgctcttttgtacCAGTCTTCCTGAAACTCTGGCTCATTTATTTTGGACATGTACAAAAGTTGAAAAATTCTGGTCTGATATGTTAATTCTCAAAATAATATTCTCCcagacatttatttttctttcaagaatgttgtttttggttttttattaACATAACGAAGACAACAGATCTTATgtcataaatataatatttattttagataaatTCTATGCTCATAAATATGAACAGTAAAACATTTAACCAGTCTTCGTGTgtgatttaaaacatatttttgtctattaaaaattctattaaagaCCTTGATAAATAAGTAACAGgtgatatttcttttttattttttgcaatatatCTTTTCATTCTTGTCTGGtagtctttttgtgtttgtgctcaTAAGTTGATTCTCCCGTTGTTGATTATTTTAAGCCCACACGGTTAGTTCTGTTATTTTAATACTGTAATGGTGTTGCTGTTTCTTGTGCCTGCGTGACTCTATTGTTTGGTAATCATACACCACCTTGTGGTTGCTTTTAAAGTTGCACTACTCCTGCAAACTTTAAAAGCAGAGGGGGGGGGAGGCGTGGCTGGTTTATACCTTGTCCGGTTCTTACGTAATGCGACATTGCGTAAGGACGTACGCTTCTCTCAGGATTTACGTTGCTTCCGGGAGACGCGTTGGCAATTTCCTAAACATAGCCCACGCAGCCTAGTTACCTCAGTTAGTATTATCTGAGGCCCTGTTACTGGAAGGTGTGCTTTTCGTTGTATGTTACACCGGGTCGAAGGTGATTTTCTGAGACAGAGGACGAGACACCGCTTTGATATGAGCAGGTACTGATATAACTGTGAGGAAATTTGGCTGTTATGTGTTACATTTTGGGCTTGTTCGTGTAAAGTGCTTGGCCGAAGCTTTTCAGAGAACACTATGAAGGAGATAGCTCAGTTTCGGCTAATACGTCGAGAGCTGTCAGGTCTGATTTTTGTTTATGTCGTTTATTTTCATGAGCCTGCTTGTAtatgctatttttatttttagcaataGCGTACTATGCGGCGTACTGTTCGGCATTAATAAGTATTTACCATAAGCATGGAGTGTCGACACGTTAAATTAGctacctttaaaacaaaaaaaactgtcttcTCGTCTGTACGTTGATGTTACACGAACTGacataatttatctttttttcttcagagaaataaaatgacCTTTTGAATGTGAGAACAATTAGAGATGAAGACAGTTTGTTATAACCGTAATTGACACCTTATCTTATTTTCTGTAGTTCATCAAACAGCATGATGATCATGCTACCTTTTAGAAAAACTGTCCGTCTGTATGTGAGCTTGAGGGACTAAATGGAGTCAGGTCTGGGGGTGAACTACCAACACACCCTGTAAATACGCATGTCTAGTTGTTTTCCATATTAGAGCAAACTCCAAGAAATTGTAATGGAAGGAATTGTGGATATATAATTGGCTCCTACTAAAAAATTTGGGACCAGATCAGCATCAGTGCTTGAACTGTTCAAAAGGCCATATCGCCCTGAAAAGTGACAGGAAGGCCCCACTTGTTTTTCCAATTCCAGATGACCCTTCTTTACTGGCACTGCCTGCCCCAGTATTGTTATAGAAGACAAATAGATCCTGGGGTCATGCCGACACCCCTCCAAAAGATGTTGAAATGAATGATACCAGGAACTGTCATGTGTTTTGGGGATTGTCAGCACAAAACCTGTTACGTGATATGGCTTAACCTTTTTAATTGGTGTATTATGTCACCTGTACAGTACCATTGCTTGTATCTCTCTGACAAACATGAACTTCTGTAGCTTTACTCCCATTTTTAACTTAGTATCAGTGGGGTAATGTATAGCTAGGTCTGTTTTTTGAGGGTGTATGTGTTGGAGCTCTATCTTCATGGAAACTGATAGTATTATCATGTCTTTTGGGGATTTACAGAAATGAATAGAAATTACTGGCTTATATTCAGGTTTTTCAGCAGGCTTTGTTTGTGTAGATATTTTGGTACTTTCCTGAAATGCTGTGTAAGCCCGCCTTTGTCATATGATAGAGCCAACTTGTGTCAGCTGCAGCTTGGAAACGTCTCCATCTCTACACAGTTTTGATTTCAGGAGAAGCACGTGGACACGTGAGGGTCCTGTAGTCAGTAAATTGTTAATGACGCCACCTCAGAGGAATGTTTAAACGGAAGAGCAGGCCTCACAGTCGCCATCCCTCTGAGACTAGACTGTCGACTAGCGAGGAAAATAACACATCCTCCTCTTTGTCCTAGCTTAAACTAGGCCAGTCAAGTCAAAGTCATCAAGGGTAAAGGACTCTAGGCTTTCACATTCCTGTAACCACGTTCTGCACAATTTTAACATAATTATAATTGATTCCCAAGGAATTATAAGTGACTAAAATCTATGATCTATGAGTTCAGCTGAAGGGTTTTCTGTGTTATGTTGACTGACAGTCAGACCTTTCTCTGTAGGAAATACTTATTATTTCAGGTTAGTTTGTAAATATTCAGCAGTAGAACAGGCAACATTAGCTGGatcatccacacacacaaaacatagtGTCTCTTTTCAGATGGGTTAAAggatttcctgaaaataattttgttggTACACAAATTATAGAGTAAGGCAGTGTTTAATAGTTCAGTAAAGAGGAacagctgttctttttttttttttttttcttctttttttcttttttttttttttaagtactaCTTCTGCAAACAGGACAGTGAATTAAACGCTCCCACCTTACAACTGACCTACAGCTGTCAGTTTGGATGTATTCGATATTAACCATAACCATTACCTCTTAGGATAAATTGTAGTtgctgaatttgttttattgacaTCACATGAGCTTAACTGAAAGGAGGTCAGAAAACAAAGGCCTGTTTTTGCCAATCTTTGGTCACTTATCATTGGAACTCTTTCCATGCTGCCTAATCTGAATTGTGTTGGTAATTAGATataattactaaaataaactctgggcttatttaattaattgacTTATAAATAGGGTGGCATGACCTTCAAATGAGATCATAACATGGCCAGGCCAAgctggcttttttttgtttgtttgtttgtttgttttttttataatttcctCTCCTGTTGAAATTGAGGAAAGTTTTAAATCTTAATTTTATTGGTTCCAAGATAAAGGAATGCAACCATGCTTGCTTCTGCATGCCACAGGACACAGAGTGAAAGTGTTGTGCCAAGGCTGAGTCTGTAAAGATGATAAGAATGTCTGCTTCACCTTCAGGGTTCCCTGACATGGACACAGAGATGATTCCTAAATTTTCTTCAAAGGATGAGGAGGTTGATTACTGGAAGTCAAAAGCCCTTAAATATAAGAAAAGGTAAGCATTGTGTATATATCTCTGTAAAAGCTCTGCCCCAGATTACTTGCTGCTTTCACTCAGTTCTATTGTATAGCCTGTGTCTATTAAGATATATGATATTTCGTTTCAATCAGGCTTCtgtcacgttttttttttaacattttctataCAGAAATTATAACTATTGCTTAACAAGCGCATTTTTGTAAAGTGGCTTATGTAATAGTGTGACGTAGTTTACTTTTTAGTTTGTATtgcaagaaaattaaatgaaatatcaGACAGCAGCAATTCCCCTGTATTAAAAAAgccaacattattttaaaaaaaattgtggcTTTGTCTCTGTCAGAGGTTTCAGCACAGGCAGACTGGGTTTAAGCCATATAAGGCAAATGACTAGACAGCCTCTGAAATCAGCACCCACAAACCTGCTGACTTACTCATGAGGAAATGACCAAAGCTTTTACTTCTTTACCAGATACCACAGGCTATGTAGGAGTGGGCAGCAGTATTGCTTAAATCTTTGTTTAATTTGCTCTGTCTGCCTTTTCTGTTTGGTGTAGCCGAGGTCCATCGTTCATTCAGAGAAAGTGTAAAACTGCACAGAAAGGGTTAAAGTGCTGGTGGTTTTCTGAGAAATTCCTGCTGTGGGTACATATGGGAAACACATCTTTCCATGGAATATTAACTTGAAGTTGATGGTTCAAAGAGGCTTGTTGCACATGTTTGGAACATGTGTTTTCTCAGGAGAACTATTTTAAACCATCAACATTTGTGGcacaaagtttttattaattacctGTTGAAACATTGTCTTCTCATTTTGTTGCACATAGTTATTTATAAAATGGACTTCagcatttactcatttaagtcGATCCACACTGCTGAAATGAGCTGATTGTTACAGGGGCGTTATAGGGCAGAGCATGCTGATCGAGCAGCCTCTGACGTTGGTATGTGTGGAAGCCTGCACAACAACTGATTCACGGATTCCACTGCTCTGTAGAGTCACTGAAAGGTCATTATCCCAATGCAAGTCAGCTGATGTTAGACCCGGGTTACCAGTACTAAGCAATGTCATCTTCATAGgatagagaggaaaaaaaaattttgttttttttattattctgagAGCTCAGAGTTTACTTATCCTTCATACTCCAGCTTGAAATGcttactaaaataaatacttgATACACAcgttgtgtgttttttgcattCGTTACATAGGGTCAGTCCTGACCAATGTGTACACACATCCTGTGTCTTAACCCACATGCCTCATCCTGTTTCTTTGCCCTCTCATTTTCGCTTTACTCCTGACCTTTAACACCCTCCAGAGCTGAAGACATATGACAGCCCTCCTGTTTTTCTCGGCTACTTCTGAACCAAGTACTTTCACAGTTCAGCTGTCTTATCCGAGCTGTATATTTAGAAAGCTTAACTCGACCAGGCTGAGCTGTCTGTTTGGCAGAGCCGGGACTGATGTgtgacaaattatttttttttttttttatgcaggtTTATTTCTGGCCATTAGAGGAATACAGCTACCAGAACATGCCTGAGCTTGGCTTGCGTCGCTGAACAAAAGCCTGTTAGTTTTCTAGAACTCATGCCCCACAGtcagctctgcagagctgcATGGTGATTGGGATGTAGGGCGGCTGATATTTAACAATGACTGTTGATGGTTTCCCATGCTTTCTCTGTGCACCATCCAGTTGCCAAGATGCCCAGGAAGAACTTCAGGAGTTCCAGGAGGGGAGTCGGGAACTGGAGGCTGAGTTGGAAGCACAGCTTAGCCAGGCTGAACACAGACTTCGAGATTTACAAACTGAAAATGAGAGACTGAAGAACGAGGTGTCCAACTTTAAGGTACCATGTTGACTTATTGCTAAACttggattttatttaacctttaaagtTCATGGATTAGGACTATAATAAAATAGTGTACCCTTGAGAGATTATCTGATTTCTTTTAGATCCTGAG from the Melanotaenia boesemani isolate fMelBoe1 chromosome 2, fMelBoe1.pri, whole genome shotgun sequence genome contains:
- the LOC121653097 gene encoding RING finger protein 222; its protein translation is MASYKESNQEDAQECPVCYEGVSGIERTLSCGHVFCHDCLVKTLVSINSDGNIRDTISCPICRHLTFIKKQREKLEFLAKNKETNERQTLEVPLSLPAGHLRASSDSIPSGVNWITHCCRCISQPACRQGLIRSNACQIFIISTQGRPMAEEDAPNVVMTVVQPRPRRRRRICTTERCLVFLLSAFTILALVAATLPWILLV